A genomic segment from Salvia splendens isolate huo1 chromosome 13, SspV2, whole genome shotgun sequence encodes:
- the LOC121761910 gene encoding gibberellin 3-beta-dioxygenase 1-like: MATSISNAYEDTNIHPNNTIPLDFGSVLQLPESHVWTDDDDSGIGRRTCLARQPGAVAASPPVIDLRAPDAMWLVGDACRRWGVFQVTNHGVPHDLVEDVEEHARRLFKLPNDQKLKALRAPNGVTGYGVPRFSPFFPKLMWHEGFTIAGSAMEHAKLLWPHHYEEFCDAMDKYKQKMKSLAYNILLVMLKALGVDEEDREKLSSSFLCQSDGALQLNSYPCCPNPSQAIGLAPHTDSLLITILHQNDTNGLQIMQEGVGWVPIRPTPGALVVNIGNLMHILSNGAFHNMYHRVVPNETSHRFTIGYFYGPPADSVLAPLPKLPGPPRFRAVTVKEYIGLKNKHLEKGLSFIQL; the protein is encoded by the exons ATGGCCACATCTATATCAAACGCCTACGAAGACACCAACATCCATCCCAATAACACAATCCCACTCGATTTCGGGTCAGTCCTGCAACTTCCTGAGTCCCATGTTTGGACAGACGATGATGACTCAGGTATTGGCCGTCGCACGTGTCTGGCGCGCCAGCCAGGTGCGGTGGCAGCATCACCTCCGGTCATCGACCTGCGGGCCCCGGACGCAATGTGGCTCGTGGGAGATGCGTGCCGGAGGTGGGGGGTGTTCCAGGTGACGAACCACGGGGTCCCTCATGACCTCGTGGAGGACGTCGAGGAGCATGCCCGGAGGCTCTTCAAGCTTCCGAACGACCAGAAGCTGAAGGCGCTCCGGGCCCCGAACGGGGTGACCGGGTACGGCGTGCCCCGGTTTTCTCCTTTTTTCCCAAAATTAATGTGGCATGAAGGCTTTACTATTGCGGGGTCGGCCATGGAGCATGCGAAGCTGCTTTGGCCCCATCACTATGAAGAGTTTTG TGATGCGATGGACAAGTACAAGCAGAAGATGAAATCACTAGCCTACAACATCTTGCTCGTCATGCTCAAGGCATTGGGAGTGGACGAAGAAGATCGTGAAAAACTTTCATCGTCATTTCTCTGTCAATCAGATGGTGCATTGCAACTCAATTCATACCCTTGTTGCCCAAACCCTAGCCAGGCGATCGGCCTAGCACCACACACCGATTCATTACTAATAACTATCTTGCATCAGAACGATACCAATGGCCTCCAAATCATGCAAGAGGGGGTCGGATGGGTTCCAATCCGACCCACCCCAGGAGCCCTAGTCGTCAACATTGGCAACCTCATGCACATTTTGTCCAACGGCGCTTTCCACAATATGTACCATCGTGTTGTCCCAAATGAGACGAGCCATAGATTTACGATTGGATACTTCTATGGCCCTCCAGCTGATTCCGTGCTGGCCCCGCTGCCTAAGCTACCCGGGCCACCCCGGTTCCGGGCCGTCACGGTTAAGGAGTACATCGGCCTCAAGAACAAGCATCTTGAAAAAGGTCTTTCTTTTATTCAACTTTGA